The stretch of DNA ACACGATTACGGCAGAGTGTTCGTGGCCGGCGCACGGAGGCGCCGGCAGGAACTTCACCGTATCGGTTACTCTGACGGCGTCTGTTTCGGCTCGACCTCGTGGCACTCGGTCATCCGCACCGCGTCGTCCGCCGAGGGTACCTCGCGCCACTCGGGGTCGACCTCCGTGCAGTGCTCGGTCGCGATCGGACACCGCGGGTGGAACCGACAGCCGCTCGGCAGGTCGACCGGCTCGGGCACCTCCGAACCGATCCCCGAACTCCCGAGCGGCTCCCGCGGGTCCGGGGAGGGGATGCTGTCGATCAGCGCCTTCGAGTAGGGGTGTTTCGGGTCGTCGACGATCCCGTCGGCGGCGCCCATCTCGACGAGTCGCCCGAGGTACATCACGCCGATGCGGTCGCTCAGGTAGCGTGCTGCGCCGATGTCGTGCGTGATGATAAAAAAGGAGATGTTGCGCTCCTCGCGGAGCTCGTCGATCAGGTCGAGCACGCGGGCCCGGACGCTCGCGTCGAGCATGCTCGAGGGCTCGTCGGCCACGATGAACTCCGGATCGAGCACCAGCGCCCGCGCGAACAGCACGCGCTGGAGCTGGCCGCCGCTGAGCTCCTCCGGGTAGCGGTCGAGGAAGTCCGCCGCGGGCAGGAGGTTCACGTCCTCCAGCGCGCGGTGGATGCGGTCGTCCTGCTCCTCGTCGTCGGTGATCCCGTGGATCTCCATCGGCTGGCGCAACAGCCCACGGACGGTCCGCTTGGGGTTGAGCGCCTCGAACGGGTCCTGATAGACGATCTGGAGGTGCTGGCGCATCTCCTGCATCTCGCTGCCCGACAGCGACGCGAGGTCGGTCCCCTTGAACCGGATCTCGCCGGCGGTCGGCTCGATCACCCGAAGCAGTGTCTTTCCGAGCGTGGTCTTCCCGCAGCCGGACTCGCCGACGACGGAGAAGATCTCCCCCTCCTCGATGGAGAGGCTCACGCCGTCGACGGCCCGGACCCGCTTCTCGTCGGCGAACAGCGA from Halolamina sediminis encodes:
- a CDS encoding ABC transporter ATP-binding protein, with product MSSESTATRAERGEEPILEVRNLEKHFVKSTGWLESLFADEKRVRAVDGVSLSIEEGEIFSVVGESGCGKTTLGKTLLRVIEPTAGEIRFKGTDLASLSGSEMQEMRQHLQIVYQDPFEALNPKRTVRGLLRQPMEIHGITDDEEQDDRIHRALEDVNLLPAADFLDRYPEELSGGQLQRVLFARALVLDPEFIVADEPSSMLDASVRARVLDLIDELREERNISFFIITHDIGAARYLSDRIGVMYLGRLVEMGAADGIVDDPKHPYSKALIDSIPSPDPREPLGSSGIGSEVPEPVDLPSGCRFHPRCPIATEHCTEVDPEWREVPSADDAVRMTECHEVEPKQTPSE